Proteins from a genomic interval of Cherax quadricarinatus isolate ZL_2023a chromosome 82, ASM3850222v1, whole genome shotgun sequence:
- the Aduk gene encoding serine/threonine-protein kinase ULK3, whose amino-acid sequence MASSAGTPNVPDYIIAEKIGSGSFADVFKAFKKGKTREVVAIKCVLKSNLSKTALDNLISEIKILKELKHENIVEMKDFVWDDRYIYIIMEYCSGGDLSNFVKSRRRLPEAVCQRFLQQLASALKYMREKKVSHFDLKPSNILLKSRSHPILKIADFGLAQHMPEDDTNSTIKGSPLYMAPEIILKRQYDAKVDLWSVGVILYECLFGKAPYSSKTMDELIEKIKKDKAIDVPYGTNISPECRDLLQSCLERDVSKRIDFEMFFSHPFVDLEHKPGPASMTKATDLLTTAVNFDECQEYEQAFRHYCEALQYLVPLLHVEGNASKRSALRRKIAEYMNRTEDLKKIINNESDAIKNMKIPKIQSEESVGSTEYKGNREELLRLTATTPQIRSAIEIAASGELYAYEGNYTVAFEKYQLALGKLLEHLQNEPKGRRKDLLREEVKRWMSQAEHLKEVLNKDSSQASVNEELFAESDDKNCSVQ is encoded by the exons ATGGCTTCCTCTGCTGGGACCCCCAATGTACCAGATTACATCATTGCGGAAAAAATTGGTTCTGGCAGCTTTGCTGATGTGTTTAAAGCTTTTAAGAAAGGGAAGACAAGGGAGGTGGTGGCCATTAAATGTGTCTTGAAGTCTAACCTCTCCAAGACGGCACTTGACAATTTAATATCGGAAATTAAGATACTGAAagagctgaagcatgagaacatTGTAGAAATGAAAGATTTCGTCTGGGACGACAggtatatttatattataatgGAGTATTGTAGCGGTGGGGACCTGTCGAACTTTGTGAAGTCCCGGAGGCGGCTGCCGGAAGCTGTGTGCCAGAGGTTCCTCCAGCAGCTGGCTTCAGCTCTCAAGTACATGAGAGAGAAGAAGGTCAGTCACTTTGATCTCAAGCCTTCAAACATTCTATTAAAATCTAGAAGTCATCCTATTCTTAAGATCGCAGATTTTGGACTTGCTCAACACATGCCGGAAGATGacaccaacagcaccatcaaGGGAAGTCCACTCTACATGGCTCCAGAGATAATTCTGAAGCGCCAGTATGATGCCAAGGTGGATCTCTGGTCAGTGGGAGTCATCCTTTATGAATGCCTCTTTGGGAAAGCTCCATATTCTTCTAAAACAATGGATGAATTAATAGAAAAGATTAAAAAGGACAAAGCCATCGATGTGCCTTATGGAACAAACATCTCTCCCGAGTGCCGAGATTTATTACAGAGTTGCTTAGAACGAGATGTGAGCAAGAGAATTGATTTTGAAATGTTCTTTTCTCACCCTTTTGTGGACCTTGAGCACAAACCTGGTCCAGCGAGTATGACGAAGGCGACCGATCTTCTCACTACGGCAGTCAATTTTGATGAATGTCAGGAGTATGAGCAGGCTTTCAG GCACTATTGTGAagcactccagtaccttgttccACTCCTCCACGTAGAAGGCAATGCAAGCAAACGCTCTGCTTTACGACGAAAGATTGCAGAGTACATGAATCGAACAGAAGATCTCAAGAAAATCATAAATAATGAGAGTGATGCCATTAAAAATATGAAAATTCCTAAAATTCAGAGTGAAGAATCTGTTGGCAGTACAGAATACAAAGGTAATCGTGAAGAGCTTTTGAGGTTGACAGCTACAACTCCGCAGATTCGCTCTGCTATAGAAATTGCAGCTTCAGGAGAGCTGTATGCATACGAAGGAAATTATACCGTAGCTTTTGAAAAATACCAGCTAGCATTGGGGAAGTTGTTAGAACATTTGCAAAATGAACCAAAGGGACGTAGAAAAGACCTTCTTAGAGAGGAAGTTAAACGATGGATGTCACAAGCTGAGCACTTGAAAGAGGTTCTTAATAAAGATTCATCTCAAGCAAGTGTCAATGAAGAATTatttgctgagagtgatgataaAAATTGCTCTGTTCAGTGA